A genome region from Natronobeatus ordinarius includes the following:
- a CDS encoding alkaline phosphatase family protein translates to MKTVVLGFDALDVRYLDRYASSLPNLTALRDRGIEAPLESTHPPWTGSAWPSMYTGVDPSYHGVYDFFDYDGYPDEGRLVSRADVRQPAIWNYLSAEGIASIVSNVPITHPAEPIEGVLVPGYLAAEDEPGHPEGIRDELSSAIGEAYTVYSSGELSSDSDEKFAGYLELLDRRRRAARWLLESHDWEFAFFQLQKTDAVFHNFDDDDHFRVIYEAADRLVGDVLEVVDEETNVIVCSDHGIGPVTGYQIHVNEVLAEHGLVEATDETDDGLWLGPEKAALMGETGADTETEPDSAGRSPLERTVLAGSRVASGLGIEPGHVYGVAERFGLESALVRLAPDVVREVAGKSVDWRASRAYCPSKTQLGVRINLAGREPEGIVSPDEYEAVRDDVIELLAGLETPDGEPAFEFVCRREAVFDGPYAEDAPDVLFRPAGMVHTVSTKLYGQRFVPVDDHDHQVDGVFLGVGPGFADGYEADRLSLTDVAPVTMALLGRPVPSRMTGTVPDGLLDEPVDRAEYGDVPYATGAAPEDDEDDVTERLEDLGYL, encoded by the coding sequence ATGAAGACCGTCGTCCTCGGCTTCGACGCGCTCGACGTTCGGTATCTGGATCGGTACGCCTCCTCGCTTCCGAACCTCACCGCGCTTCGTGACCGAGGGATCGAGGCTCCGCTCGAGTCCACCCACCCGCCGTGGACCGGGAGCGCCTGGCCGTCGATGTACACCGGGGTCGATCCGAGCTATCACGGCGTCTACGACTTCTTCGACTACGACGGCTATCCGGACGAGGGACGGCTCGTCTCGCGGGCCGACGTCCGTCAACCCGCCATCTGGAACTACCTCTCGGCCGAGGGAATCGCCTCGATCGTGTCGAACGTCCCCATAACCCACCCCGCAGAGCCGATCGAGGGCGTGCTCGTCCCCGGCTACCTCGCCGCGGAGGACGAGCCGGGCCACCCCGAAGGGATTCGCGACGAACTCTCTTCGGCGATCGGCGAGGCGTACACCGTCTACTCGAGCGGCGAACTCAGCAGCGACTCCGATGAGAAGTTCGCGGGCTACCTCGAGTTGCTCGATCGCCGGCGACGGGCGGCCCGCTGGCTGCTCGAGAGCCACGACTGGGAGTTCGCCTTCTTCCAGCTCCAGAAGACCGACGCCGTCTTCCACAACTTCGACGACGACGACCACTTCCGGGTGATATACGAGGCCGCCGACCGCCTCGTCGGCGACGTCCTCGAGGTCGTCGACGAGGAGACGAACGTGATCGTCTGCTCCGATCACGGGATCGGCCCCGTCACGGGCTATCAGATCCACGTGAACGAGGTGCTCGCCGAGCACGGGCTCGTCGAGGCGACCGACGAGACTGACGATGGCCTCTGGCTCGGCCCCGAAAAAGCGGCCCTGATGGGTGAGACGGGGGCCGACACCGAGACGGAACCCGATTCGGCGGGGCGAAGCCCACTCGAGCGTACGGTCCTGGCCGGCAGTCGCGTCGCGTCGGGGCTCGGGATCGAGCCGGGCCACGTCTACGGGGTCGCAGAGCGGTTCGGCCTCGAGTCCGCGCTCGTCCGACTCGCCCCCGACGTCGTCCGGGAGGTGGCAGGCAAGAGCGTCGACTGGCGAGCCTCCCGGGCGTACTGCCCGAGCAAGACCCAGCTGGGCGTCCGGATCAACCTCGCCGGCCGCGAACCGGAGGGTATCGTCTCCCCCGACGAGTACGAGGCCGTCCGCGACGACGTGATCGAGCTCCTCGCTGGCCTCGAGACGCCCGACGGCGAGCCGGCGTTCGAGTTCGTCTGCCGGCGCGAGGCGGTCTTCGACGGGCCGTACGCCGAGGACGCCCCAGACGTCCTGTTCCGACCCGCCGGAATGGTCCACACCGTCTCGACGAAGCTCTACGGCCAGCGATTCGTCCCCGTCGACGATCACGATCACCAGGTCGACGGCGTGTTCCTGGGGGTCGGGCCCGGCTTCGCGGACGGGTACGAAGCGGACCGGCTCTCGCTGACCGACGTCGCGCCCGTGACGATGGCGCTGCTCGGCCGGCCGGTACCATCTCGGATGACGGGGACGGTTCCCGACGGGCTGCTCGACGAGCCGGTAGACCGGGCCGAGTACGGTGACGTCCCCTACGCGACCGGCGCCGCCCCCGAGGACGACGAGGACGACGTCACCGAGCGACTCGAGGACCTCGGCTACCTCTGA
- a CDS encoding nucleotide sugar dehydrogenase, whose translation MTDGEAPVRLYGSNASDARQRAAFTSGTVPVAVYGLGKMGLPLSAVYAEVTGRVTGVDVDPAVVEAVNAGECRVVGEPGLPDLVEEQVRRGRLRATTDGVAAATEASVHVIIVPTLLTDTREPDLSTVESVVRDIAAGLSPGDLVIAESTLPPGTCREVIRPVLEEQSGLERGSFGVAFCPERTATGSALRDIRGQYPKVVGGVDAESARAASLVYGELTHNEVHVVSDATTAEAVKVFEGVYRDVNIALANEFARFGDDRGFSAREAIETANRVEYCHVHEPGPGVGGHCIPYYPYFLFFRTNEPMALTRTARDVNEGMPAYTVEVLADALATAGLELADASVLVLGLTYRAGVEETRASPALEIVETLRERGADVYATDPLVDPADYGAEPVDVAELTAAHRSFDGIVLVTAHEAFDSIDWDALEPALILDGRDALERKDDDRLTTLGGSAGNRPRVLKPDHERPVALERTDGGAESEAEPDRRQ comes from the coding sequence ATGACGGACGGCGAGGCTCCCGTACGGCTGTACGGATCGAACGCCTCCGACGCCCGCCAGCGGGCGGCGTTCACGTCGGGTACGGTTCCCGTCGCCGTCTACGGTCTCGGGAAGATGGGGCTTCCCCTGTCGGCCGTCTACGCCGAAGTGACGGGCCGGGTGACGGGCGTCGACGTCGATCCGGCCGTCGTCGAGGCGGTGAACGCCGGGGAGTGTCGCGTGGTCGGCGAACCCGGCCTGCCCGACCTCGTCGAGGAGCAGGTCCGGCGCGGTCGACTCCGCGCGACGACCGACGGGGTGGCGGCCGCGACCGAGGCGAGCGTGCACGTGATCATCGTCCCGACGTTGCTCACCGACACGCGCGAACCAGACCTCTCGACGGTCGAGTCCGTCGTTCGGGATATTGCTGCCGGTCTCTCGCCGGGTGACCTCGTGATCGCCGAGTCGACGCTCCCGCCCGGCACCTGCCGGGAGGTAATCCGGCCGGTTCTCGAGGAGCAAAGCGGACTCGAGCGCGGCTCGTTCGGCGTCGCGTTCTGCCCCGAGCGGACGGCCACGGGCTCTGCGTTACGGGACATCCGTGGGCAGTACCCAAAAGTCGTCGGCGGCGTCGACGCGGAGAGTGCTCGCGCCGCGTCGCTCGTCTACGGTGAACTCACGCACAACGAGGTCCACGTCGTCTCTGATGCGACGACCGCGGAGGCGGTGAAGGTGTTCGAGGGCGTCTACCGCGACGTCAACATCGCGCTCGCTAACGAGTTCGCCCGATTCGGGGACGACCGTGGCTTCTCGGCACGGGAGGCCATCGAAACCGCGAACCGAGTCGAGTACTGTCACGTCCACGAGCCGGGGCCCGGCGTCGGCGGCCACTGCATCCCGTACTACCCGTACTTCCTGTTTTTCCGGACCAACGAGCCCATGGCGCTCACGCGAACGGCACGGGACGTAAACGAGGGGATGCCCGCCTACACCGTCGAGGTTCTCGCCGACGCACTCGCCACGGCGGGCCTCGAGCTCGCCGACGCCTCCGTGCTCGTCCTCGGACTCACCTACCGGGCTGGCGTCGAGGAAACCCGCGCGTCGCCCGCTCTCGAGATCGTCGAAACGCTTCGCGAACGGGGTGCGGACGTGTACGCGACCGACCCGCTCGTCGATCCGGCCGACTACGGCGCAGAACCCGTCGACGTAGCCGAACTCACCGCCGCCCACCGTTCGTTCGACGGAATCGTCCTCGTCACCGCCCACGAGGCGTTCGACTCGATCGACTGGGACGCCCTCGAGCCCGCCCTGATCCTCGACGGGCGGGACGCCCTCGAGCGCAAGGACGACGACCGACTCACGACCCTCGGCGGCTCGGCGGGGAACCGGCCGCGCGTCCTGAAGCCCGACCACGAACGCCCCGTCGCGCTGGAGCGCACGGACGGTGGGGCCGAGTCGGAGGCGGAACCGGACCGCCGCCAGTGA
- a CDS encoding Gfo/Idh/MocA family protein, giving the protein MNPDQSSTHSSSLRAGVVGVGSMGENHARVYSELRTADLVGVADLDEEQAERVAREYGTEAHSFDRLLETCDVVTVAVPTAAHHETVGACLDAGVHVLVEKPIADTLEAARDLERRAHEAGVVLQVGHIERFNPAVETLAALVDDLDVIAVEAERLGPPVDRCGDDGVVLDLMIHDVDVVRSLLGADPESIAAMGTDDGEYATAKLQYPGGVIASFTASRVTQKKIRRLTVTARECLVEVDYLDGSVLIHRDSFPAYVTDDGRNRYRHESVVERPRVDNGEPLRRELESFLEAARTGAEPAVPAVDGIRALETAQAIDRLVAADRTHVASGTELEVRSR; this is encoded by the coding sequence ATGAACCCTGATCAGTCCTCGACTCACTCGTCCTCGCTCCGCGCCGGCGTCGTCGGCGTCGGCTCGATGGGTGAAAACCACGCGCGGGTGTACAGCGAACTCAGAACGGCGGATCTCGTCGGCGTGGCCGACCTCGACGAGGAACAGGCCGAACGCGTCGCACGCGAGTACGGAACCGAAGCCCACTCGTTCGACCGACTGCTCGAGACCTGTGACGTCGTCACCGTCGCCGTCCCGACGGCGGCCCACCACGAGACGGTCGGGGCCTGTCTCGACGCTGGCGTCCACGTCCTCGTCGAGAAGCCCATCGCCGACACGCTCGAGGCGGCCCGTGACCTCGAGCGCCGCGCGCACGAGGCGGGAGTGGTGCTCCAGGTGGGCCACATCGAGCGGTTCAACCCCGCCGTCGAGACGCTCGCGGCGCTGGTCGACGACCTCGACGTGATCGCCGTCGAGGCCGAGCGACTCGGTCCGCCCGTCGACCGCTGTGGAGACGACGGCGTCGTCCTCGATCTGATGATCCACGACGTCGACGTCGTCCGGTCGCTGCTCGGCGCCGATCCCGAATCGATTGCCGCCATGGGTACCGACGACGGCGAGTACGCGACTGCGAAACTCCAGTACCCCGGCGGCGTGATCGCGTCGTTCACGGCGAGCCGCGTCACCCAGAAGAAGATCCGCCGACTGACGGTCACCGCCCGCGAGTGCCTCGTCGAGGTCGACTACCTCGACGGGTCGGTACTCATCCATCGCGACTCGTTCCCCGCGTACGTCACCGACGACGGCCGAAACCGGTACCGCCACGAGAGCGTCGTCGAGCGCCCGCGCGTCGACAACGGCGAGCCGCTACGCCGGGAGCTCGAGTCGTTCCTCGAGGCAGCGAGAACGGGGGCCGAGCCGGCCGTTCCAGCGGTGGACGGCATCCGCGCGCTCGAGACGGCCCAGGCGATCGATCGACTCGTCGCGGCCGATCGAACGCACGTCGCCTCGGGGACCGAACTCGAGGTGCGTTCGCGATGA
- a CDS encoding DegT/DnrJ/EryC1/StrS family aminotransferase: MTDVPIADPEVSDRARERVDAVLESGYLADGPEVRRFETAFADYCGTEHAVATSNGTTALQTALEALGVEEGDAVVTSPFSFVASANAIRLAGGTPVFADVGLETYALDPEHVEAIVARRDDVVGLLPVHLYGLAAPMPELLEIAREHDLFVLEDACQSHGAAIDGRRVGSFGDAACFSFYPTKNMTTGEGGMVTTDHEAVADRAAGYINHGRDANGDGGYEHVELGHNHRMTNVAAAIGRTQLERLRSFNAARRETAAYYDEHLAGLPVETPTVPEGYRHVYHQYTLRVEDRDALRESLAERGVDSAVYYPTPIHRQPAYESVSAAATELPRAERAAETVLSIPVHPNLTTDDRHTVVSAITDHYDDEP, translated from the coding sequence ATGACCGACGTTCCAATCGCCGATCCCGAGGTGAGCGATCGGGCCCGTGAGCGGGTCGACGCGGTCCTCGAGAGCGGCTATCTGGCCGACGGCCCCGAGGTCAGACGCTTCGAGACGGCGTTCGCCGACTACTGTGGGACGGAACACGCCGTGGCGACGTCGAACGGAACGACGGCGCTGCAGACGGCCCTCGAAGCCCTCGGCGTCGAGGAGGGCGACGCGGTCGTCACCTCACCGTTCTCGTTCGTCGCGAGCGCGAACGCGATCCGTCTGGCGGGTGGGACACCCGTGTTCGCCGACGTCGGTCTCGAGACGTACGCGCTCGATCCCGAGCACGTCGAGGCGATCGTCGCCCGTCGCGACGACGTCGTCGGGCTCTTGCCCGTCCACCTCTACGGACTGGCGGCGCCGATGCCCGAACTACTCGAGATTGCCCGCGAGCACGACCTGTTCGTCCTCGAGGACGCCTGTCAGTCCCACGGCGCGGCGATCGACGGTCGGCGCGTCGGGAGCTTCGGCGACGCGGCCTGTTTCTCCTTTTACCCGACGAAGAACATGACGACCGGCGAGGGTGGAATGGTCACGACCGACCATGAGGCCGTCGCCGACCGTGCGGCGGGCTACATCAATCACGGCCGCGACGCGAACGGCGACGGCGGCTACGAGCACGTCGAACTCGGGCACAACCACCGGATGACCAACGTCGCCGCTGCCATTGGCCGAACGCAACTCGAGCGACTGCGGTCGTTCAACGCCGCCCGGCGCGAAACGGCCGCCTACTACGACGAGCACCTCGCCGGGCTACCGGTCGAGACGCCGACCGTTCCCGAGGGGTATCGACACGTCTATCACCAGTACACGCTCCGGGTCGAGGATCGGGATGCCCTCCGCGAGTCGCTCGCCGAGCGCGGCGTCGACTCGGCGGTCTACTACCCGACGCCGATCCACAGGCAGCCGGCCTACGAGAGCGTGAGCGCGGCCGCGACGGAGCTGCCGCGAGCCGAACGCGCCGCCGAGACGGTGCTGTCGATTCCCGTCCATCCGAATCTCACCACCGACGACCGCCACACGGTCGTCTCAGCGATCACCGACCACTACGACGATGAACCCTGA
- a CDS encoding acyltransferase, whose translation MTDVVCGERPAIDDGATVGYGDFEEPTRIGDDATIRSGSIVYGNVTIGDDFTTGHDVLVREETTVGDDVLVGTKTVIDGRTTIGSNVSLQTNVYVPTETTIGDNVFLGPGAVLTNDEYPIRTEADLVGPTVEDGASIAANATILPGVRIGENAFVAAGAVVTDDVPPETLAVGTPARTRPLPEPLEGPNQLA comes from the coding sequence ATGACCGACGTCGTCTGCGGCGAACGGCCGGCGATCGACGACGGCGCGACGGTTGGCTACGGCGACTTCGAGGAACCGACGCGGATCGGCGACGACGCGACGATCCGTTCGGGGTCGATCGTCTACGGGAACGTGACGATCGGCGACGACTTCACTACCGGTCACGACGTGCTCGTCCGCGAAGAGACCACGGTCGGTGACGACGTGCTCGTCGGGACTAAAACCGTCATCGACGGGCGGACGACGATCGGCTCGAACGTCAGCCTCCAGACGAACGTCTACGTCCCCACCGAGACGACCATCGGGGACAACGTCTTCCTCGGCCCCGGAGCCGTCCTCACGAACGACGAGTATCCCATCCGCACCGAAGCCGACCTCGTCGGACCGACGGTCGAGGACGGGGCATCGATCGCGGCGAACGCGACGATCCTCCCCGGCGTTCGAATCGGCGAGAACGCCTTCGTCGCCGCCGGCGCCGTCGTCACCGACGACGTGCCGCCGGAGACGCTCGCCGTCGGCACACCAGCACGGACGCGACCGCTTCCGGAACCGCTCGAGGGACCCAACCAGCTCGCATGA
- a CDS encoding DUF7344 domain-containing protein produces the protein MTDENLTQAELFDVFSNARRRRTVQYLKQRGGTCDLSPLVEQVAAWENDVDADDVTRAQRRRVYISLYQTHLPMLEDHGIVDWDPDGHRIELLPNVKTFEPYLDRSPDRQRPWHTLYASLSVAGALALGLTALSIGPLSAAAAPIVALLLSLAVLAVAAAQHAARRPGLGLPRSTSRR, from the coding sequence ATGACCGACGAGAATCTCACTCAGGCGGAGCTGTTCGACGTCTTCAGCAACGCCCGTCGTCGACGGACGGTGCAGTATCTGAAACAACGAGGTGGAACGTGTGACCTCTCACCGCTCGTCGAACAGGTCGCGGCGTGGGAGAACGACGTCGACGCCGACGACGTGACGCGGGCACAACGTCGGCGCGTCTACATCTCGCTGTACCAGACGCACCTCCCGATGCTCGAGGATCACGGTATCGTCGACTGGGACCCCGACGGTCACCGGATCGAGTTGCTGCCCAACGTGAAGACGTTCGAACCGTACCTCGATCGAAGCCCTGACCGGCAACGGCCCTGGCACACCCTGTACGCGTCGCTCTCGGTCGCTGGCGCGCTCGCACTCGGACTGACTGCCCTTTCGATCGGGCCGCTCTCGGCCGCGGCCGCCCCGATCGTCGCCCTCTTGTTGAGCCTGGCCGTTCTGGCCGTCGCCGCTGCCCAGCACGCCGCTCGCCGACCTGGCCTTGGGCTGCCCCGCTCCACCTCACGACGGTAA
- a CDS encoding DUF1616 domain-containing protein: protein MSLRSATRTRLGYVRLYPVDLATVSLAAVAAYFLVTTYGSGSTLRLLVTFPLVLFLPGYALVSFLFPATARPARENAHSDAEGRPGGIDTVERLALAVALSLALVPMIVIPLALTEWGLHAEPAAAAFTAVTVGFAQLGVVRRLLVPEPERYTVSPLAALERFQRRREEGTLEAASSVVLALAIVVAGVAMAGAFAAPNSATGFTELGLYTEDEDGELIAGDLPSTVGPGEEIPLTVVIESNEGETVNYTVVIQEEVIEDGEVVERNHLTEFGAWSWDGGVVKADRNVTPTVDEGTVRIAVLLYEEDAPADPTRANADEDVYFWVTVGEDVDELADAIDIGEETGDADAGAEADGDPDEATDADVDDDGTADVDGGEDEADGVGEDGADGDEVDGDDVDETDDVEEDETDDVEEDETDDVEEDEDDDGGGGLDDLIGSLFGDDEDD from the coding sequence ATGAGTCTCCGGTCAGCGACGCGGACGCGACTCGGCTACGTTCGGCTCTATCCGGTGGACCTCGCGACGGTGTCGCTCGCGGCGGTCGCCGCCTACTTCCTCGTGACGACGTACGGTTCCGGGAGCACGCTCCGTCTCCTGGTGACGTTTCCGCTCGTCCTGTTTCTCCCCGGGTACGCGCTCGTTTCGTTTCTGTTCCCAGCGACGGCCAGGCCAGCCCGAGAGAACGCGCACAGTGACGCCGAGGGACGACCCGGCGGGATCGACACGGTAGAGCGGCTCGCGCTCGCGGTGGCGCTCTCGCTCGCGCTAGTTCCGATGATCGTGATCCCGCTCGCGCTCACCGAGTGGGGGCTGCACGCAGAGCCGGCCGCAGCCGCGTTCACGGCCGTCACCGTCGGCTTTGCGCAACTCGGCGTCGTTCGCCGGCTGCTCGTTCCAGAGCCCGAACGGTACACCGTCTCACCGCTTGCCGCCCTCGAGCGATTCCAGCGCAGGCGTGAGGAAGGGACGCTCGAGGCGGCGTCGTCGGTGGTGCTCGCGCTCGCGATCGTCGTCGCCGGCGTCGCGATGGCGGGCGCGTTCGCAGCACCGAACTCGGCGACGGGGTTCACCGAACTCGGTCTCTACACGGAAGACGAAGATGGCGAACTGATCGCTGGCGACCTTCCGTCGACCGTCGGGCCGGGTGAGGAGATTCCGCTCACCGTCGTCATCGAGAGCAACGAGGGTGAGACGGTAAACTACACCGTGGTGATCCAGGAAGAGGTGATTGAGGACGGCGAGGTGGTAGAACGGAACCACCTCACGGAGTTCGGTGCGTGGAGCTGGGACGGGGGCGTCGTAAAAGCTGACCGCAACGTCACGCCGACGGTGGACGAGGGAACGGTCCGGATCGCCGTCCTCCTCTACGAGGAGGACGCACCGGCCGACCCGACGAGAGCGAACGCCGACGAAGACGTCTACTTCTGGGTGACGGTCGGAGAGGACGTCGACGAACTGGCGGACGCGATCGATATCGGCGAAGAAACGGGCGATGCAGACGCTGGTGCTGAGGCTGACGGCGACCCCGACGAGGCTACCGACGCGGACGTCGACGATGACGGAACTGCGGATGTCGACGGTGGCGAAGACGAAGCCGATGGCGTCGGTGAAGACGGGGCCGATGGAGACGAGGTCGATGGTGATGACGTGGACGAGACTGATGACGTCGAGGAGGACGAGACTGATGACGTCGAGGAGGACGAGACTGACGACGTCGAGGAGGACGAGGACGACGATGGGGGTGGAGGTCTGGACGACCTCATCGGGTCACTGTTCGGTGACGACGAGGACGACTGA
- a CDS encoding PadR family transcriptional regulator translates to MHDLTGFQRDLLYVIAGADRPSGQSVKEEVEKYYSSEINHGRLYPNLDTLVNKELVEKGQLDRRTNYYAITEAGEQRIDERREWEEQYVEF, encoded by the coding sequence ATGCACGACCTCACTGGGTTCCAGCGTGACCTGCTGTACGTGATCGCCGGCGCAGACCGCCCGTCCGGGCAGTCAGTCAAAGAAGAAGTCGAGAAGTACTACAGTTCGGAGATCAACCACGGCCGGCTGTATCCGAACCTCGACACGCTCGTGAACAAGGAGCTGGTCGAGAAGGGACAGCTCGACAGACGGACGAACTACTACGCGATCACCGAGGCAGGTGAGCAGCGGATCGACGAGCGACGCGAGTGGGAAGAGCAGTACGTCGAGTTCTAA
- a CDS encoding winged helix-turn-helix domain-containing protein: MSSQANDAATESNSALALDALGDECARIILVATSEGPRTAKELTARTDSSSATVYRRINNLLESDLIAECIRFEEDGSHTTAYEATVDHLRVDIDTGGIDVTPVRSDE, encoded by the coding sequence ATGTCAAGTCAAGCAAATGACGCCGCGACGGAATCGAATTCGGCTCTCGCACTCGATGCCCTCGGTGATGAATGCGCACGGATCATCCTCGTCGCGACGAGCGAGGGACCACGAACCGCCAAAGAACTAACCGCACGAACCGACAGTTCGTCGGCGACGGTCTATCGGCGGATCAACAACCTCCTCGAAAGTGACCTCATCGCCGAGTGTATCCGGTTCGAAGAAGACGGCTCTCACACGACGGCCTACGAGGCAACCGTCGACCACCTCCGTGTCGACATCGATACCGGGGGGATAGACGTGACCCCGGTCCGATCGGACGAGTAG
- a CDS encoding DUF7563 family protein: MEESTAGARCRNCGTHVTQQFARVFGDNGDVVHGCPACTTYREMQSGGHLPGD; this comes from the coding sequence ATGGAAGAGTCGACAGCGGGCGCTCGCTGCCGTAACTGCGGAACGCACGTGACCCAGCAATTTGCGCGCGTCTTCGGGGATAACGGCGACGTAGTCCACGGCTGTCCCGCGTGCACCACGTATCGAGAGATGCAATCTGGCGGACACCTCCCGGGAGATTGA
- the tnpC gene encoding IS66 family transposase translates to MSLGIGGSPESTDSAIRAEDSTHLRQQLVVKEFENRLLRRQLTAQQQQIENLQARLKWYENPNTPPSKQGGAAGSPGNDDSDEEENEDQGDDAGGDADAASDSSPGRDEGHEGTTRPPPEPEETIRVDRGYCPDCEQTLSNPDSYVSRTIIDIPLPIPTTVTEYELGKHHCSCGNEVVAEHPDCPETGRFGPNIMAQTALGRFHQRLPNRKQAELFEWELDLPISHRTIYNLTKRVADRLRPAYEDVKASVRESDVVYCDETGFPVDGEQHWAWTFVTDEEVLFWVDESRGSQVLEDVLGEEFAEDSTLSCDGWSAYRSYHTKLQRCWAHLLREAEYVAERYEEAEWLSAELHDLHDDLTAFDEEDPSASAREQMRAEASLHLEGLIREEYESQEVQKLIEKIRNGLGHWLTFVTEPDVDSTNNRAERALREQVVLRKMFRTLRSAEGVQIHETITTMLATWKRRGLDPPEQLQSILGGQELRLG, encoded by the coding sequence GTGTCGCTGGGGATTGGCGGATCGCCGGAATCGACAGATTCCGCGATCCGCGCTGAGGACAGTACGCATCTCCGCCAGCAGCTCGTAGTCAAAGAGTTCGAGAACCGTCTTCTCCGTCGTCAACTCACAGCACAGCAACAGCAGATCGAGAATCTGCAAGCACGCCTCAAGTGGTACGAAAACCCAAACACACCACCCAGTAAGCAGGGTGGCGCGGCTGGATCACCTGGCAACGATGACAGCGACGAGGAAGAGAACGAAGACCAAGGGGACGACGCTGGCGGCGACGCTGACGCCGCCAGCGACTCCTCTCCAGGACGTGACGAAGGTCACGAGGGAACAACTCGACCGCCTCCGGAACCAGAGGAGACTATTCGAGTTGATCGGGGATATTGCCCAGACTGTGAGCAGACACTCTCTAACCCGGACAGCTACGTCTCACGGACGATTATCGATATACCACTCCCCATTCCAACCACTGTCACCGAGTACGAACTCGGCAAACACCACTGTTCCTGTGGAAACGAGGTCGTTGCTGAACATCCTGACTGCCCGGAAACCGGGCGGTTTGGGCCAAATATCATGGCCCAAACCGCCCTTGGAAGGTTCCATCAGCGACTTCCAAACCGAAAGCAGGCAGAGTTGTTTGAGTGGGAGCTCGATCTCCCCATCTCCCACCGGACAATCTACAACCTGACCAAGCGGGTCGCAGACCGGCTGCGACCCGCGTATGAAGACGTCAAAGCCAGTGTTCGGGAGAGTGACGTCGTCTATTGTGATGAGACGGGCTTTCCTGTTGATGGAGAGCAACACTGGGCGTGGACGTTTGTTACTGACGAAGAGGTGCTGTTCTGGGTTGATGAGAGTCGTGGAAGCCAGGTGTTAGAGGACGTCCTCGGCGAGGAATTCGCCGAGGACTCGACGCTCAGCTGTGACGGCTGGTCGGCGTACCGGAGCTACCACACGAAACTCCAGCGATGCTGGGCGCATCTGTTACGGGAGGCAGAGTACGTTGCTGAGCGGTATGAGGAAGCAGAGTGGCTTTCTGCGGAGTTGCACGATCTCCACGATGACTTAACGGCGTTCGACGAAGAGGACCCGTCTGCCTCCGCCCGCGAGCAGATGCGGGCGGAGGCGTCGTTACACTTGGAAGGGCTGATCAGGGAGGAGTATGAGTCACAGGAGGTTCAGAAACTGATCGAGAAGATCAGGAACGGGTTAGGCCACTGGCTGACGTTCGTGACAGAGCCAGACGTCGATTCGACGAATAATCGCGCAGAGCGCGCTCTGCGCGAGCAAGTGGTGCTGCGGAAGATGTTCCGGACCCTCCGCTCAGCCGAAGGGGTCCAGATTCACGAGACGATCACGACCATGTTAGCCACGTGGAAACGACGAGGACTTGATCCACCTGAACAGCTCCAGTCCATCCTCGGTGGGCAAGAACTCAGATTAGGATGA
- a CDS encoding DUF7344 domain-containing protein, producing the protein MSVQTSRSGSLAESEIFHILGNDRRRAIVQLLAEHQERVDVSDVATTIAEGETDTTPVPNNLYKSVYVSLQQTHLPQLEEDAVIEYDPEVKTIQPGPHFDEVYQYVDGDTDGQETILQLHLGLCVLGLVLIVLAATTVPLVSSVDPVMWSVLVLLAVAASSLYSLLS; encoded by the coding sequence ATGTCTGTACAGACGAGTCGATCGGGATCACTCGCTGAAAGCGAGATTTTCCACATTCTCGGCAACGACAGGCGACGGGCGATCGTCCAGCTACTCGCAGAACATCAAGAGCGAGTCGACGTTTCCGACGTCGCGACGACGATCGCCGAGGGTGAAACCGACACCACACCGGTCCCCAACAACCTCTATAAGAGCGTCTACGTCTCGCTCCAGCAGACACACCTCCCACAGCTCGAGGAGGACGCCGTGATCGAGTACGACCCGGAGGTCAAGACGATCCAGCCCGGACCGCACTTCGACGAGGTCTACCAGTACGTCGACGGCGACACCGATGGTCAAGAGACGATTTTGCAGCTCCACCTCGGTCTCTGTGTGCTCGGCCTCGTGCTGATCGTCCTCGCCGCAACGACTGTCCCACTCGTCTCGAGCGTCGATCCCGTCATGTGGAGCGTACTCGTGTTACTGGCCGTCGCCGCGAGCAGTCTCTACAGTCTGTTGAGCTAA